One window of the Dehalococcoidia bacterium genome contains the following:
- a CDS encoding DinB family protein — translation MPGRTREELLALVDSEWRALMALLDGLSEEEMTQPGAVGHWSARDLLCHIATWEEEFIKAAPIILAGKPLPRYGNIDAFNARQQEHWRGLSLVQTWQRAHDVHHRLMQCLASLPYIPGRTEARLRRRLRWDTWGHYQEHAAHLRQWRQRLLPQPPQPHQ, via the coding sequence GTGCCGGGCCGCACACGGGAAGAGCTGTTGGCGCTGGTGGACTCGGAATGGCGGGCGCTCATGGCCCTGCTGGATGGGCTGTCGGAGGAGGAGATGACGCAGCCTGGGGCCGTGGGCCACTGGTCGGCCCGCGACCTCCTCTGCCACATCGCCACCTGGGAGGAGGAGTTCATCAAGGCCGCCCCCATCATTCTGGCGGGGAAGCCCCTGCCCCGCTACGGCAACATCGATGCCTTCAACGCGCGCCAGCAGGAGCATTGGCGTGGCCTCTCCCTGGTCCAGACCTGGCAGCGGGCCCACGACGTCCACCATCGCCTCATGCAGTGCCTGGCCAGCCTGCCCTACATCCCCGGGCGCACCGAGGCCCGGCTGCGACGCCGCCTGCGCTGGGACACCTGGGGGCACTACCAGGAGCACGCCGCCCACCTACGGCAGTGGCGCCAACGCCTGCTCCCACAACCGCCCCAGCCCCATCAGTAA